The Sphingobacterium bambusae genome includes a window with the following:
- a CDS encoding glycoside hydrolase 5 family protein, whose amino-acid sequence MRVSILCSCAILAFLSAFSQSPKDVPTIYVDKQGVMRWSDSKQEASFYGANYTVPFAHAFRALSYKGVNHKEAIDRDVYHLARLGFNAYRIHIWDVELADAEGNLTPNEHLDLLDYLFAKLQEKGMRILITTMTNFGNGYPERNQQTGAFSYLYDKCAVHADPKAIEAQKRYVAQLLQHVNPYTGYAYQDDPYVIGFEINNEPCHSGEVKTTANYIKQMLAAMKKAGNKKPVFYNVSHNMEHVSASFDADIQGTTYQWYPMGLVAGHTRRGNFLPYVDDYVIPFSKEKGFANKARAVYEYDPADNLYSVMHPAMSRTFRSAGFQWITQFAYDPMDIAAYNTEYQTHYLNLAYTPAKAVSMMIAAEVAYTIPRNQRFPAYPQDTIFGDFMLSYTQDLALMNSPEKYYYSNDTEVKPVEATRLQHIAGHGSSPVVLYSGTGAYFLDRLEDGLWRLELMPDVLQQHDPFAKPSLTREVMLIMYGEQDMRVELPDLGTQFTVQPMDSATTNLRVDGANFTVRPGVYLLKRANLSARKSWTAQTPWNQGKLGEFYAPAASTLHTPVLTHTAAPVLEKGEAQRLTFKLMAAQKPDSVILQTDNISFWKDDNAYFKLQQLGAYDYSVELPTDLLQGDVLRYTVTVFADGKRYTYPDNRPGEPLAWDYEVSQYWSSKLADSTQPILLAYGAGKDSPFAMYAIPETAYSTAKLSQASYVEPAQWTYALHGKDTAARYFWKKDIADVLLNRPKGLKQADTLCVQLQGTTGALAVGLLTNSGYTYCSTVQPTKDKLGVFRIALADLKLVPTTLLPAPFPSFLPRYFHPQVDIPFRKDALEQLLIATTEPSSQGASLTIGAVWLE is encoded by the coding sequence ATGCGTGTAAGTATTTTATGTAGCTGTGCTATCCTTGCTTTTTTGTCGGCTTTTTCGCAAAGTCCTAAAGATGTGCCCACAATTTATGTGGATAAACAAGGGGTGATGCGCTGGTCAGACAGCAAACAGGAAGCGTCTTTTTATGGCGCAAACTATACCGTTCCCTTTGCCCACGCTTTCCGCGCTTTATCCTATAAAGGTGTAAACCACAAGGAGGCGATAGATCGCGATGTCTACCATTTGGCACGGCTAGGATTTAACGCCTACCGCATACATATATGGGATGTGGAGCTAGCGGATGCCGAAGGAAACCTGACCCCCAACGAACACTTGGATTTACTGGACTACCTCTTTGCCAAGCTGCAGGAGAAGGGCATGCGTATATTGATTACAACGATGACCAATTTCGGCAATGGCTATCCGGAGCGAAATCAACAGACGGGCGCCTTCTCGTACCTATATGATAAATGTGCCGTGCATGCCGATCCGAAAGCTATTGAAGCGCAAAAGCGCTATGTAGCCCAGCTGTTGCAACATGTGAACCCCTACACGGGCTACGCCTATCAAGACGATCCTTATGTGATTGGCTTTGAAATCAACAACGAGCCTTGCCACAGCGGTGAGGTAAAGACCACCGCCAACTATATCAAACAGATGCTGGCCGCCATGAAAAAAGCGGGCAACAAAAAGCCGGTATTCTATAATGTAAGCCATAACATGGAACATGTATCGGCCTCTTTTGATGCGGATATTCAGGGCACAACTTACCAATGGTATCCTATGGGGCTTGTGGCTGGGCATACCCGTCGTGGAAATTTTTTGCCCTATGTGGATGATTATGTGATCCCGTTTTCGAAGGAGAAAGGTTTTGCTAATAAGGCACGTGCGGTGTATGAATATGACCCGGCAGACAATTTATACAGTGTGATGCACCCGGCGATGAGCCGTACATTCCGCTCGGCAGGATTTCAGTGGATTACGCAGTTTGCCTATGATCCTATGGATATTGCAGCCTATAATACGGAGTACCAAACGCACTACCTGAATTTAGCCTATACGCCTGCCAAAGCTGTCAGCATGATGATTGCCGCTGAGGTGGCTTATACAATTCCGCGCAACCAACGTTTTCCGGCCTATCCGCAAGATACCATCTTTGGCGATTTTATGCTGAGCTACACGCAAGACTTGGCGCTGATGAACAGCCCAGAAAAATATTATTACAGCAATGATACCGAGGTGAAGCCGGTGGAGGCAACGCGTCTGCAGCATATCGCTGGTCATGGTTCCTCGCCTGTGGTATTATACAGCGGTACAGGTGCCTATTTTTTGGATAGGCTGGAAGATGGACTTTGGCGGTTGGAGCTGATGCCTGATGTACTGCAACAGCACGATCCCTTTGCCAAGCCCTCGCTAACCCGGGAGGTGATGCTCATTATGTATGGCGAGCAGGATATGCGTGTGGAGCTACCTGACTTGGGGACACAATTTACCGTGCAACCGATGGACAGCGCTACAACGAATTTACGGGTGGATGGTGCTAATTTTACCGTACGGCCCGGTGTTTACCTATTGAAGCGTGCGAACCTATCAGCGCGCAAGAGTTGGACGGCGCAAACGCCATGGAACCAAGGTAAACTGGGTGAATTTTATGCACCGGCAGCTTCTACTTTGCATACGCCAGTGTTAACGCATACAGCGGCACCCGTTCTGGAAAAAGGAGAGGCACAGCGCTTAACGTTTAAGCTCATGGCTGCTCAAAAGCCCGATTCCGTTATTTTACAAACCGACAATATATCCTTTTGGAAGGATGATAATGCTTATTTTAAGCTGCAACAGCTGGGAGCCTACGATTACAGCGTAGAACTGCCAACAGACCTGCTACAGGGGGATGTGCTGCGGTATACAGTTACGGTGTTTGCCGATGGAAAACGCTACACCTACCCGGATAACCGACCGGGGGAGCCTTTGGCTTGGGACTATGAAGTAAGCCAGTATTGGAGCAGCAAGCTTGCTGATTCGACGCAACCTATCTTATTGGCCTATGGGGCAGGGAAGGACAGTCCTTTTGCCATGTATGCCATCCCCGAGACGGCTTATAGCACGGCCAAGCTTAGCCAAGCAAGTTATGTAGAACCTGCGCAATGGACCTATGCCTTGCACGGGAAGGATACCGCTGCCCGCTATTTTTGGAAGAAGGATATAGCGGATGTATTGCTGAACAGGCCAAAAGGCTTGAAACAGGCGGATACACTCTGTGTGCAACTGCAGGGAACGACAGGTGCATTGGCCGTAGGCTTGCTAACAAACAGCGGATATACCTACTGCAGTACCGTGCAACCGACTAAAGACAAGCTCGGCGTGTTTCGTATTGCGCTTGCTGACTTGAAGCTCGTGCCTACAACCTTGCTTCCGGCTCCTTTCCCATCGTTTTTGCCCCGCTATTTCCATCCGCAAGTGGACATTCCCTTCCGAAAGGATGCATTGGAGCAATTGCTGATAGCAACAACGGAGCCTAGCAGCCAAGGGGCAAGCCTGACGATAGGCGCCGTGTGGCTGGAATAG
- a CDS encoding hybrid sensor histidine kinase/response regulator transcription factor, with protein MSLGAKASTVHCFAQDSLGMLWLGSNNGLYSYDGYALHAPTAEDAPYQTFIYAITVLDARYMALGTGNGVSLYNYREDRYEAFPAGGPADVRAMLLLGDKLWIGSLTGLYCYDTKRKVLVDYKNNAGQDLGSQAIYALSGQGDSLLVGTYNGLFRFNSSKGDTQRLPLPGYRLGSNQFVNSILPMPAAHSAFIGTEYGLYVYDTRSGQLAKAGVLQQHPIKSMASKDDGTLLVGTDDGLFVYRPKEGALNRIKHDSRNSHALANNIIWSIFKDRSANIWLGTDLGFSLWSKQQTEKRYPIYQFTNSADGNRFYKILKDRAGWYWLGGDNGLIRTRGLGTRDFQSYWYRMDAPGYPLPHNRIRDIYQDRDGLLWMASDGGVNLFNEQSHQFRSFTIVDHSGRRNAKWAYDMLEDAQGKLWVATYMGGIFMLDKKQLLASSGTVVARDNYNQTQGLLADFANQILDDGQGNIWALFYNRGISRINRHSGRVSELKDKEGQSLERATFMLKDQEGAVWIGEHGTLRRIQRNGDMAQMYFDPVGRSEVTAMVEVGEAIWVATSVGVWRVDKAQLKAELLHYGQEITSMYYDREQHEVLLGGINEIAVLTDRPLASANGNNKNIVLTAMYVNNEAFGNKDYGLRYSNELTLGHEQNNLRLEFSDFDYGNHLGYRLAYAFKGHNETWIPLERGDNKVLLSNLAPGSYELQLAKVDFAGKVRSQIDVYKINIRYPWYASWWAKLAYAFAALGLLLWILNFFRVRNTLKWERRERHKVLELTRMKMDFLTAISHELKTPLSLILAPVSQLILQTKSADKKRQLEGVHRNALKINNLIQEVMAFEQAEKQEADSATLLTSQIDLLTFARDMVEEWRQSPTCAQLQFSFMATMDSLPIQTDVSKLSSILNNLISNACKYNRAEQGRVDIVLEQRDGQVLLTVSDTGIGISAEDLPYVFSKFFRSPTSEVRALEGTGVGLYLVKSYADQLGWDIQIRSTLGQGTTVTIGISHSDVLLSSTSEEIDAGVRRKLLIVEDNVELAAFLKGALEASYSCQVLPNGKEALQLLQSHNVLPDIIISDAMMPEMGGLEMVKKIRQQASMATIPVILLTAKNDEQMQRDWVAAGVDAFIAKPFDLEVLKMQLLQLLGKRDKLTAQLRLDEISKPTLGIQKESPDEKFLSKVTLLIEENMDDAELSVQRLSEEADVPAKQLYRKIKQLTGYTPVEYIRNIRMKKAALLLQQKKFTVAEVMYMVGYSNASYFSKCFQAAFGMTPKAYLDKKD; from the coding sequence ATGTCCTTAGGGGCTAAGGCTAGCACCGTGCATTGCTTTGCGCAGGACAGCTTGGGCATGTTGTGGTTGGGCAGCAACAACGGGCTGTATAGCTATGACGGCTATGCGCTGCACGCACCCACAGCCGAGGATGCGCCATACCAAACCTTTATTTACGCAATAACGGTGTTGGATGCCCGCTATATGGCGTTGGGTACAGGCAATGGCGTGAGCCTATACAACTACCGCGAAGATCGTTACGAAGCATTTCCCGCCGGTGGCCCTGCCGATGTACGCGCCATGCTGTTGCTGGGCGACAAGCTATGGATAGGATCGCTCACGGGGCTATACTGCTATGACACCAAAAGAAAGGTCTTGGTAGACTATAAAAATAATGCCGGCCAAGACCTCGGTAGCCAAGCCATCTATGCCCTTTCTGGGCAAGGCGACAGCCTATTGGTAGGTACCTACAACGGTCTTTTCCGCTTCAACTCCTCTAAGGGGGATACGCAGCGCTTGCCGTTGCCCGGCTATAGGCTAGGCAGCAACCAGTTCGTAAACTCCATACTGCCTATGCCGGCCGCGCACAGCGCATTTATAGGCACCGAATATGGCCTATATGTATATGATACGCGCAGTGGCCAGCTTGCCAAAGCAGGCGTACTGCAGCAACACCCGATTAAGTCGATGGCATCAAAAGACGATGGAACGCTATTGGTTGGTACCGATGACGGGCTTTTTGTGTACAGACCCAAGGAAGGGGCGCTGAATCGGATAAAGCATGACTCTAGAAACAGCCATGCCCTAGCCAACAATATCATATGGAGCATCTTTAAAGACCGCTCAGCAAATATATGGTTGGGGACAGACCTGGGCTTCTCGCTGTGGTCTAAACAGCAAACGGAAAAAAGATACCCCATTTATCAATTTACGAACAGTGCCGATGGCAACCGCTTTTATAAGATCTTGAAAGACCGTGCCGGATGGTATTGGTTGGGAGGCGATAATGGCCTTATTCGCACGCGGGGATTGGGGACGCGGGATTTCCAAAGCTATTGGTACCGCATGGATGCCCCCGGCTATCCCTTGCCACACAATCGTATTCGCGACATCTACCAAGATCGGGATGGCCTGCTGTGGATGGCCTCCGATGGCGGAGTAAACCTATTCAATGAGCAATCGCATCAGTTTCGCAGCTTTACCATTGTAGACCACAGTGGCAGGCGTAACGCGAAATGGGCCTATGATATGCTCGAGGATGCCCAGGGCAAGTTGTGGGTGGCCACCTATATGGGAGGCATCTTTATGCTGGATAAAAAGCAGCTTTTAGCTTCATCGGGCACCGTTGTGGCCCGCGACAACTATAACCAAACGCAAGGCCTACTGGCCGACTTTGCTAACCAGATTCTGGATGATGGGCAGGGCAATATATGGGCGCTTTTCTATAATCGGGGCATCAGCCGCATCAACAGACATAGCGGCCGCGTTAGCGAGTTGAAGGACAAAGAGGGGCAGTCGCTTGAACGGGCCACCTTTATGTTGAAAGATCAGGAAGGCGCCGTGTGGATAGGCGAGCATGGCACCCTACGCCGGATACAGCGCAACGGTGACATGGCACAGATGTATTTTGATCCGGTGGGGCGAAGCGAGGTGACGGCGATGGTGGAGGTTGGCGAGGCGATATGGGTAGCTACCAGCGTTGGCGTGTGGCGGGTGGATAAAGCCCAGCTAAAGGCGGAACTCTTGCACTATGGGCAGGAGATCACATCCATGTATTATGACCGCGAACAGCATGAGGTGCTGCTGGGCGGCATCAATGAAATTGCGGTGCTGACCGATAGGCCGCTCGCTAGTGCTAACGGCAATAACAAGAACATTGTGCTCACGGCGATGTATGTCAATAATGAGGCTTTTGGCAACAAGGACTATGGCCTGCGCTACAGCAACGAGCTAACGCTTGGCCATGAGCAGAACAACCTACGATTGGAATTTTCGGATTTTGATTATGGAAACCATTTGGGTTATCGCCTGGCCTATGCCTTTAAAGGGCATAACGAAACCTGGATACCTCTAGAACGGGGAGACAACAAAGTGCTTTTGTCTAATCTGGCACCCGGAAGCTATGAGTTGCAGCTGGCCAAGGTAGATTTTGCAGGAAAGGTGCGCTCGCAGATCGATGTTTACAAAATAAATATCAGGTATCCCTGGTATGCATCGTGGTGGGCCAAGCTCGCCTATGCATTTGCAGCACTTGGACTGCTCTTATGGATACTCAATTTTTTCAGGGTGCGCAACACCTTAAAATGGGAACGCCGCGAGCGCCACAAGGTGCTGGAGCTTACGCGGATGAAGATGGACTTCCTAACGGCAATATCCCATGAGTTGAAAACGCCCTTGAGCTTGATACTGGCCCCGGTAAGCCAGTTGATCTTGCAAACAAAAAGTGCGGATAAGAAACGACAGTTGGAAGGGGTGCACCGCAACGCCTTGAAAATTAATAACCTCATTCAAGAGGTGATGGCCTTTGAGCAGGCCGAGAAGCAGGAAGCGGATAGCGCAACATTGCTCACTTCCCAAATCGATTTGTTGACCTTCGCTCGGGATATGGTGGAAGAATGGCGGCAATCGCCAACTTGTGCGCAGCTGCAGTTTAGTTTCATGGCCACGATGGATAGCTTGCCCATACAGACTGATGTATCGAAGCTAAGCTCCATCCTGAACAACCTGATTTCCAATGCCTGTAAGTATAACCGGGCGGAGCAGGGGCGTGTAGATATCGTATTGGAACAGCGGGATGGGCAGGTGCTACTGACCGTGAGCGATACGGGGATCGGCATTTCAGCGGAAGACCTACCCTATGTGTTTAGCAAGTTTTTCCGCTCGCCAACTAGCGAGGTGCGTGCCTTGGAGGGAACTGGCGTAGGGCTATACTTGGTGAAAAGCTATGCCGACCAACTTGGATGGGATATACAGATTCGCTCCACCTTAGGGCAGGGCACTACGGTTACTATAGGCATTAGCCATAGCGATGTGCTGCTTAGCAGCACATCCGAAGAGATCGATGCCGGCGTAAGAAGAAAGCTGTTGATTGTGGAGGACAACGTAGAGCTAGCCGCTTTCTTGAAAGGTGCTCTGGAAGCGAGCTACAGCTGTCAGGTTTTACCAAATGGTAAGGAGGCCTTACAACTGTTGCAGAGCCACAACGTATTACCGGATATTATTATCTCGGATGCGATGATGCCCGAGATGGGGGGCCTAGAGATGGTGAAAAAGATCAGACAACAGGCGAGCATGGCTACGATACCGGTGATCTTGCTGACTGCGAAAAATGATGAACAGATGCAACGCGACTGGGTAGCGGCGGGGGTAGACGCTTTTATCGCTAAACCCTTTGATTTGGAGGTGCTAAAGATGCAACTGCTGCAGCTGCTTGGCAAGCGCGATAAATTGACGGCCCAACTGCGGCTAGACGAAATTAGCAAGCCTACCTTAGGCATACAAAAGGAATCGCCCGATGAGAAATTTTTGAGCAAAGTGACCCTCTTGATCGAAGAAAATATGGATGATGCCGAATTATCCGTACAGCGTCTTAGTGAAGAAGCTGATGTGCCGGCCAAGCAATTGTACCGTAAAATAAAACAACTGACCGGATACACGCCGGTAGAGTATATTCGTAACATTCGCATGAAAAAGGCAGCACTGCTGCTGCAGCAAAAGAAGTTTACCGTGGCCGAAGTGATGTATATGGTGGGTTATTCCAATGCATCCTACTTTTCGAAATGTTTTCAGGCGGCATTTGGGATGACACCCAAAGCCTATTTGGATAAAAAGGATTAA